The region GCCAAACCCCGCCGCCTGCTGCCCTGCTTGGCCGGGCCAGCCCTGGGCACTTCCCTGACACCACCCCTGGTGTTCACTCTGGGCCCTAATGGTAGGCACTGGCTGGCTCACAGGAATAtctgcctgccccaggagagACTTCTCTTAGAAGGAGTCACAGCCATGGCAGTGCCCGAGCTATGCCCACCCTGCTCCACACAGACCTCCCTCCTTGCCCCAGATGTGCCTGGGGGACCCCGTGCCGGGGGGTGCTCAGCAGCGCCACGGAGCCCACGCCAGCCCCGCCGTGGGACTCTGCCACAGGAAGGGACCCCGCCCGGAGCGGGCTCGGAGGCCAAACCGTCTCACTGAGCGCTGGGACCCCCTTTCCGGCGCGAGGCCGGGGGCCCCCCGCGCCGCTGGTGggggctgccccctccccgcacGGGCTGGCGCGCACACACCTCGACCAGCCTCAGCGGCAGAGCGGGCGCCCCGGGGGACCCTCCCCTGAATGcacagagcactggaacaagccCCCTTTGTCTGCAGAGCACACGCGGCAGCAGCGGCCCGGCCGGGGGAGCGCGGGGGCCGGCACCCCCCGGCCCGCaaggacacccccccccattCTCAGCCGCGGTGGGGGACatcccccgccccccgccccgtcccctcctccagcagccgcCGGACCCACCGGGACCCACCGCGCCGCGGCCCGGCAGCTAGtcccggggcgggcagcggccccCCCCGGCAGGGCCCCGACTCCCGCCCGCCGGCGGTGCCACCCCGAGGCGCAGGGCAGGGACCGGAGCCACTTTTCCAGCTCCCCCAGCCAGACCACGCTGCCCGCGTCCCGGCGCAGGGCGTGGAGGGCCCCCGGGGGGGCAgccagcccggcccggggcagggaggcagccccggggccgcggAACAGCCCGGCCCGCCAGCACCCCGGCCCTGGCAGGACGGTGGCACCGGGCCGGCAGGCAGCCAAAGCGTCCGGTGACaggggctcggctgggctccGCGGGGGCACGGGGTGCTGGGGCACCCCCGCCTGCTGCCCGGCTCCCAGCGGGTTTCCCAGCAGGGCGATGCCCCGGCGGGGCCACGGTGACCCCCGCGCGGCGGGACGTCGCGGCCGCGGGGCCCCACCCTCACTctccccgctcccgcccgcGGGAGGGAGCCGGGCGGCCGGGCCCTGCGCCGCCCCCGCTCGGCACCGCATCCCGACACCAGCCCCCTGGCCCGGGCACGGCCCTGCCCAAGCGCCTCGGGGTgccgggacgggacggggcggaCTCAAGTCCCCCCCACCGTGGCGCACACCGTCCCCTCACAGCCCGGTCCCGGGGGTGCCCGTGGGCGCGGCACCCACGGGTGGGCGCAGGAAGGGAGGCTGCCCCCCCGCCGGCTGCGCCCCGCGGAACAGCgccggggggggacacacagcgCGGGGGGGACGCGCGGGCCGCCCCCACCGCCAGCCCAACGGATGTGCCGGAGGAATTTCTTCCTGCCGCCGGGCCTGGGCTGTCCCTCCGCCCCCTCGGCCCCCACGGCCCCCGCTCCCACTCTCCCCCGCGGCTCGGGGTGGCGGGTCGCGGGGGAACGGGGGTGCGGGTGACCGCCacggccccgccccgccgggacACGCGGCCCCACGGCGGGGGCTCCCCGCGCCCCCAGCGCCGCCGCGCACCGGGTGTCCCCCCCCTCCTGCGCCCCGCCACGGGTCGGAGGCCCCTCGCGGGGGGATGCCGCGGAGCCCACGAGGGACCGCGTCCGGCGGCCCCTACCTTGGAGACGATGAGGGGCTCGCCGTGCTCCAGCCCGCCGCGCAGCGTGAAGCCCCAGGGCGCGCCCCCCCTGCAGCTGCACATGCACGTACTGGGGGGCGCCGGGCCGGCCCTCGGCCCGCTCCATGGCCGCTACCGCCCCatcccggcccggcccggcccggcccggccccgcaccgCGGAGGAAGTGAcacccccgcccgcccgggccgAGCGGCGCGGAGccgagcggcggggcggggccggccggcACCGGGGCTGCTCCGCCGCCGCCAATGAGGCGCGGGGGGACGGCGGCGATCGGCTCGCctcggcacggcacggcacggcacgacacggcacggcacggcacggcacatCTCGGCTTGGCTCGGCagggcatggcatggcatggcacggctCGGCTCAGCCTAGGACAGCACGGCAAAGCTAGgcgcagcacagcacagctcagtCTGGCACGGCTCGGTTTGGCTCAGCGTGCCGtggcacagctcagcacagcatggcacagctCGGCTTGGCATGGCTCAGCTCATCTAGGCACAGCACAGCTTGGCTTAGCACTGCATGGCACAGCTTGGCTTGGCATGGCTCGGCTCAGCCCAGTTCAGCACAACTCAGCTCGGCACaactcagctcagctcagcacGGTATGGCACGACTCGGCACAACTCGTGGCACAGCTCGGCACGGCTCAGCTCATGGTGTGGCTCAGCACACaatggcacagcacagcactgtgcTCCTCAGCTCAACTTGGCGCGTCGCAGCTCAGCCCAGGGACCTGCACTGAGCTCCTTGGCTCAGCCTGGCATGGCTCAGCCAGCATGGTTTCACTCAGTCCACCTCAGCCCAGCATGGCATGACATGGAGGGCTGGCGCAGTTCAGttcagcacagcacagctcagcccaGCACAATTTAGCCCAGCTTAGCATAGGGTGGCAAGGGGGCTGGCATGGGTTGGCTGGCCCAGCATGGCTCGGCCCAGCATGGTTCAGTGCAGCTCAGCTGGGTTTGCATGTTCTGGCTTGGCTCAGCTCAGTATGGCATGACAGGGCTGGCATGGTTCAGTTCGGTACAGCATGGCATGGCCAGGGGCCTGACCTGTTTTGGCTCTGCTTGGCTTGGCTCGGTTTTGCTCAGGGCAGTTGAGCTTGGGTTGACATGGACAAGCAGGGCTGGCATGGTTCAGCTCGGCACAGCATGGCTTGGCCTGGCTCAGCTTGGCCTGGCACAGATCAGGATAACACGACCCGGTCTGGCCCAGCACAGTATGGTGCTGCCAGGGACCAGCATCATTAGGGCCAGCTCAGCACCGCTCAgcctggcacagcacagctcagcttggcacagctcagcccagcACACCAGCGCGGTGTGACTGGCAGTTTGGTAGGGGGTGCCTGCTCGGGTGGCAGTGGGGTGATGCAGCACCTGCCACAGCTCCCCAGGGCAGAAGGCTCCCCGCAGCACCCGGTCCCGGCAATCATGCTGGCGCCCTGAGCCCCGCTGCCTGCGGGCAAGCACATGCTGCCGGCTCCTGTCTGGCCTGCCCGTTCTGGCCCCCACCCTGTCCTGCCAGGCATCCCGGGGCGCACATGGCAGTATGGCCGTGCTTCACCTCCGCCTTTCCCCCACCAGGTCCAGGAGGGGCTGCTGTGCCACTTTGGGGAAActgtggcaggggaaggaggcggtGAGCAGCGGCTGGGGGTGGTAAGAATGGATCAGTGCTGGTTCCTGGGGGAGCCCGGGAGTcctgctcctccccaccccGGGGCCCCGACTCTTACTCATCTCCTTCCCAGACAGCACAGCCGGCCCGGAAagctctgccctgccagcaacGCCCATGGcccctggctgcctgcagcctgggcaggcaCAATGCCGTGGCCCGGGAGGGTGGGCTTGGTCTGCCGGGCTGGTGAGCTCCCCCCTgggctgctcagccctggcgCAGGAAGGGTCCCTTGAGTTTTTCGTGGCAGCCCCCGTCCACCAGTGCCTGCCTTGaaccctgcctgcaccctgcccagcccagctgcaggcagcccagTACGGGTGCCCTGTCCTTGCGCCAGGGGGTCCCAGGGCACGGGGATGCAGCAGTCCCCGGGGTGTTTGTGGCGCCGGGGCCCACCCAGCAGTGATGCATGGCCCCCCTCACACGGCCTCGACATGTCCACCCCTGGCCTGActctcctgctctcccctgTGGCCTTGCCAGCTCCCTTGCCATGCCCCCCACTCATGGCTGGTTCCTGACATGCCCGGACTTTTCCCAGCCTCTGCCGGGCTCAGCTGCCCCTGTGCCCTTTCCCAAATGAGTAACCAGGGCTGCCCAGCCAGGCGTGAGGGCTCTACGCCCTGGCTTCTCACGTGGCCCTACACCCCATTAAGCACTGCATCGCCCGCCCTGCCCCAacacccccccaccaccaccacatgGCCCTCCCAGCACTTACTGCCGTGCCCAGCCTGCACCCTGAAGGGTGGGCAACACCCAGAGCAAGGCAGGCACCAAcacaccccccagctccccccatgTCCCTATGCCTGCACTGGTGGTTCCCAAAGAGTGTCCACCccctcccctggcaccctccatCCCAGCAGGAGATCAGCAGTGTCCTATAGGGCTGGGCACCATGCCAGGTGCTCTGCCATTGGTATGGGCCACAGCTGCCTGTACCCTGCTCTGCGGTGCACCCACCGGCCTTGGGCAGGTGCTGGCAGAAAGACCTCGGAGCTGGGACGGCCAAGCCCAGCTTGTgcagtgggcatggtgatgcCCACAGCGTGGGTACACCGGCTGACCCGGCCACACTCAGCACCGCTGGGCTGCTGGTCGCTCTGCCCACCCGTGTGCCTCATTGCCACGGCTCCTGGGCTTGATGCCCATCTCAGCTGGGGAAAGCAAGGCACTGGGCAGCCTGGCCGTGCTGCGGGGCCAGTCTGGGAGCAGACCCCCAACTCTGTCTCTGCTCTGGGCAGTGCATACCAGCTTGCAGCAACGGGCACGAAGGTGCCGAGCCCGCTGCCGGAGAGTCGGCACAGGGCGGGGTGGAGCTGGAGGGGCTCTCACCGCAGCGGAGCACCCCGCCGGGCTCCAGCCCCCCTCCCTTGGGACCCAGGGAGCGCCTGGCCCTTTAACCGCTGATTGGGGCCGTGCCTTTAAAATCGGCCCCGGGGGCCGGAACCTCTTAtcctgcaggaggaggctggcCAGGCACAGGTGGGCTGAGCGAGCTGGtcctccccacccaccccacttCACCCCCCCATCCATCCCACTCCCtcgcccctgccccagcacttCTACAGCCTTTGTAGCCAGGCTCCTGTCCGGCTGGCTTTGCCCCTGGTCTGGGTTTTAGTCTGGAATTTGCACCCCTTTCTGCATacagagcccccccccccccctttctgtTCCTGTGCCAAGCTGAAGAAGCTGGCATGGTTGTCCTGGCTTAATAGCAGCTGGCAGCACCCTGGGGTCTCCTTTTGCTGGTGCCCGTgaccagctctgcctctccagggGAGAGAAGCATGACTGCAGGCTCTCCCTAAtcctgctgccagccagcccCACCTTGCCCTGTTCACACCTCCTCCCCATCATGGCTTTGCTCCATCCCTTCACcagccgcctcctcctcctcctcctcctcgctgtGCCCCTTTCCTGGGGTGCAAACCagtccccgcagccccccagctccctgcctgctgtcccCCCACTGCCCCTCCTGCAGGCCCTGCAAGTGCGGGCACTAGGCAGCCGGGGCTGGCAAGCGGGGCCGGCAACTGGGCAGCCCCTGCGCTACATGCTGAACCTGTACCGGCATGCTGCCGACCACGAAGGGCGACCCCGCCACGGCCGCAGCCTGGGCACCAACACCGTCCGCCTGGTCCAGGCCAGTTCCCACAGGGGTCAGCCCTGGGCAGGTAAGGAGCAGCTGGGCACCAAGGGTGGTGCAGGGGCTTAGCAGAGCTGCCAGAGTGGGCTTGacccctggggggggggggtgtgtctctgcctgcctccttccccctccttaGTGTCCTGGCCAGGGCTGGCAAGTCCCGTGCCCTGTGGGGCTGCCCTTGGCTGAGGGGTCCCCCTTGGCAGAGGTcccaggctctccctgccccaggggtgAGATGGGCAAGGGCATTGCTGGCCCCACGtgcccctctccccttcccatcctgcccGATACTGTGCTAGGCCAGTGGTGTTGGTGCAGAGGATGGGAATTGTCCCGGCTGCTCTTTGCGCTTCACCCTGCTGTCGAGCCGTGGCACACGGCTGCTGTTTGCTGAGGCTCCTGCCTCGTGCTCGGGCACCTGGCTGTTACGGGCTTTGAGGGTGCCACGGGCTCCCAGTCAccatgcagggctgcagcagcacccgGGGAGAAGGCTGTGCTGGCATGGTGCCTGCTGTGCGGTACTGGGGAGCACTGACTGCTGCCTCCCCACAGGTCGCTGGTACGTGCAGCCCCTCACCTACCGCCTGGAGGGCCAGCCCGAGGCCGAGCACCTCCTCCGAGCCACTGTGGTCTACCTGCCCAGCCTGCCACTGGCCCGCGGTCGCCTCCTCTGCGCCCTGGAGCTGGTGGCCACCGGCAAGGCACCTGGggtgctgctcagccctgccacCCGCCCCCACCATGGCTGGGCCGAAGCGGACGTTACCCCTTACCTGGCGCTGGGGAACGGCAGCGTGGGGAGCCTGGTGGTGCGGCATGTCTGTGTGCGTGCCGGCCGGGCAGGGGGCCGCGATGCCCCAGTGGCCCCCAGccaccccttcctccttctctacCTCAATGACacccaggctgggctggcacCGCCAGTGGCAGAgccccaccggcaccgccgtGACACGGGGACGCTGGCCCACGACCTGCCCAGCTACctgagggagcagggaggggagaagagcGACTGCTCCCTGCACCCCTTTCCCGTCAGCTTCgcccagctgggctgggaccACTGGATCATCGCTCCCCACCGCTACAACCCGCGCTACTGCAAGGGTGCCTGTCCCCGCCTGCTCCGCTATGACTACCACGCGCCCAACCACGCTGTGGTGCAGAGCTTCGTCCATCAGCTGGTGGATGCCAATGTGCCCTGGCCCTCCTGCGTCCCCTACCGCTACAGCCCCATCAGCGTCCTCATGATCGAGCGTGACGGCGGCATCCTCTACAAGGAGTACGAGAACATGATTGCAGAGTCCTGCACCTGCCGGTAATGCCTGCTGCCCTGGCACATCACCCCCAGactctgcctgtccctgctggaTCTGGACTTTAGGGTTTGTCTTGCTCTGCCTGGGGTGGGTTcgtcccccctccccacgcAGCACTGCTCTGCGGGAAGGTTTTACAATGGCAGTTTTATGTAAATTGTAGGTTTTTAAAGGCAGGAGCCCATGCTGGGGCAGTTACCCTGTGGCATCTGTCCTtcctgcagccccacagccgctgcctggttttggggtgcaggggggctTGGCCCAGTGCTCCCAGAGAAGAGCTGTGTCCCTGGACTGGAGCACAAAGCTCTTAGGAGGTGGCTGGGGGTCTCCTGGtggagccagggcagggagggcgAGCAGTCCAGGTGTCCCTGTGCTTGGCACCAAGCTGGTGCCGTCAGTATCTGGTGCAACCCTGCCTGTGGGATTCCTTCCCAGCTCACATGCACCCCATCCAGTCTagtcccagctgcagcagcatctcaCCGGGCTGGgaattggggtggggggggaagcccctttcctcccctgctgTTCTGCTCTGGGGGGCTGTGAAGACTGGAGGGACCTGAGCTGTCAGCTCTGCTCCCAGTGCTGGgggccaggcagctgcctgtgctgggctctgcccgCTGCTTCCTCTGCCACTCCTGTCCTTCACTTCCTTGGCTTGCCCTCTAGCAGGGCTCGGGTCTCACCCTATCACAGGGGTCGGACCCCTGTTGCAGTGTCCCTCTGCCTTCTCACACCCTTGCTGTCCCACGGGGTACAGGCTCTGCTGGGCTCCTGCCTGTCTCCGTTCCCGGAGGGGTCGGTCCCACTCCCAGCACCCCTGCCGCCTGGCTTTCCTCTATTTATTGCTGACTGTGTAAATAAATTGATGGGTTTTGCTAAAGACCATCTTGGCCTGTTCTTGCTCTGTCCCTGGGGTGCAGCAGGTGCCCCTGGGACAGGCTGGCATAGACTGTGGCACTGTGCAGCCACCCTTGTGCTTCCACTGGAGGGGGTGGGTGCTGCTCCCTGCTGTGTGCAGGGGGTAAGTCCCAGCTGGTtgaagcaggagctgggagaagaggcTCCCCTGGACTATAGACCTGCCCTGGGCCCAGGGGGGAGCAGatgtggctgcaggcagctgcctccgTGGGGCTGGGAACAAGAGGTGCCCCACATCCCTCTATatggggcagctcctggggggCCAATGAGCTGGGACTCCCCGGGCTGTCTGTCACTGTGGCCAAGGCACTTGTCTGCCAGGGTTATTTTAGGAAGGTGTCTGCAGGCAAACCTGCCTGTTCCTGGGCATGATGCCCTGTGTTTGCAAAGCTGGGGCAAAGTTCCCCTTCTCTGAGCAGCGAGGTATGGGTGGCAGCTGTAATCCTTGTCCTCAGTGCTCGGTGGTACTGCCTCCGCATCCTCAGCTCACAGCTCTTGCCAGGGTCTCATCTCTGGCTTGGCTTCCAGCCCCATCTGTTATTGCTGATCCAAGCTCCGTGGGGATGTTTCAGTACGTCTTCCCTTCTGTGGGTGTTTGCTGTGGGAcagggtgctgccagccccaaTGTTTCTCTCCCATCCCGGCAGAGTGAGAAGCCACAGCGCCCcaggctcctctcctgccccttgTCCCCAGTTGGCTGCATCCTGGCCACCTCCAGCCAGGAGGCTGTGGGAAGGGGAATGTATTCTGCTTTTTTGGAAGCTTGTGGACTTGACCCGAGGGGGAAGATTTTTCCCTTGTCAATCATTAAGCGTGGGGTGTTGACTCATACCTGCAAGCGATGATGAAAGGCATGGGAGCTGGGCAcactcccagccctgggcaccgCTGGATGCTTGTGCCCAGTGCTGCCCCTGGCAGGGACCTGTACCCTGGCCTACTGCAGGCACCCCTCAGACCTGCTGGGTGCCTGGAGACAGATGGGCACTGGGGTTTGTCTGTCCCAGCCCGGTGTCCTTGTACGCGCTGTGCAAGCGGGTTCTTGTGCCCATCCGGCTAGACCCCTTCCTGGGGTACCCCCAGGTGCTGATGGGCTGCCCTAGCTGTGTGATCTCCTCTGCACTGGCggtggggcagctgctgccaaatGGATGGTGGAGCAGCAGTTCAGGGAAagagctgctgtccccagctgaCCCCAGCACTGTGCCTGCGTCAGCACCTGGGCTGCAAGGGCAGAGCCGGGTGGAGGGTGCAGGGCCCCCAGCCCGGTGTGCTGGGGGCAGGTTGCTCTTCCTGGGGGTTCTACAGCTGTGCGAACCCCTCGGGCACAGCCTGGCACCCCTTTGGTGCCAGCCCTGCGGGTAGCACCAGGAGCCCCGCCTTTGGGGGCATGCCCCCACCCCGCTCTCTGGCAGGGGTCTTGCctgtggggctgctgcctgtgctgggggcTGCACTGGCCCCCCCACTCTCCTCCAGGCCAGCCAGCACATCCCtggctcctcctgccccactcCCAGCCCCTTCTCCTGCCCCAAACCCTACGCTGAGGCTTTGCTCTGTCTCCACCGGCTCCCCATTCACTACCCCTCCTGCTGCCCATCCCAAGTGGGCACTGCTACCTTGCATGCCCCATTCTCTGGGGTGACAccgggcagggaggggatgaCCTGCCCCACATGCCCCAGCAGCGTTGGAGCAAATCTGGGCCGGGTACGGCACAGGGGAATCAGGTGTGGAGCTCACCCAGCTGTGGAGCTCAGCTGCACCCCAGGCACCCTGCTGAGGGCTGTAGCTGGAGACAGACGGTGATGCCCAGGCACTGGGTGTCTTGTGGGTGCCCCGTGGATGCCCCGCAGAggtgctggcagcccccagctgtGGAGGGGGGGTGACAAGGGGCTGTCCCGCCACCCGGGGCCACTCAAATATTTGTGCAGGGCCGTGACAGGGGAGGAGCAGTGCCCAGCGGAGGCACCGGACAGCTGGAGTCTGCAACACCATGGCAGCTTCAGCCCCTGTCGCAACAGGCACCAGCCGAGGTGGCAGGGCCAGTGGGGCTCCCCCTACCCTCTCGACCACTGCCACCGGCCTCGcgctcctcctctccctcctcttgcttctccccagctccctccaggTGGGTCCGGGCACGGGGGGCGGGCGCCCGGGGCCAGGGGCTCGGCATCCCACTCCCAGCACCATCCACCCCTCTGGATACTGCAGGAGCCCTGGGGAGTGGGGGGGCACGCGGCCCCCCGGCTGCCCCGTATGACGCCCTTCTGGAGGATGGTGGGCAGCAGACCCCTGGGTGCCCACTGCCGGCACAGCCTTGAGTGCGTCACCAGGGCCTGCAGGTGAGCGGGGACCCCTGCCCGTCTCCCTCATCACCCCCTGCCCAGCCTAGCCTGCACTCCTGGGATCCCGCAACTATCTCCATCCCCACAGTGTCTccagccctgggacccccccatgTACCCCATGTCCCCAGCTGTAGGGCCCCACAAGCACCCCAATCCCACTATCCTCCTCAGCTTTGGGGATTCTccaccctgggaccccccaccctTACACCActtcccactgccctcagcCCAGGGACCTCCCGTGCACCCcagtcccagtgcccccagcctAGGCAGCCACCATGGCTGAGCCCCGGCAGAGCCCAGCTTTGCCCCTCACCCggggtgcccccagcccagggatGCCCCCCCCTCCAGGGGCCCTGGCACAGTGCTCATGGCTGCTCTGCCCCGCAGGGCTGGGCGCTGTGCCCCACCACAGTACGAGTGCTGACAGCCGCCAGCAACCCCAGGAAAGCCCACCCTGCACTGGGACCACCTGAGACCGGGGTGCGCTGTGCGCTCACCGTCGGGACAGGACTCCTTGGCAGCTGCATGCCCTGCGGGGCTGGGCCGGGGAAGGGCTGTGCCCCCACTGCTCATCTGCTCCGGAGGCTCTGTGCAGGCAATAAACCTGCTGAACCCCTGCCCGCGTCCAGCAGcttcctgccccttcccaccTGTGTGAAGTCAATTTACGTGGGTGCCAGGGCCATGTGCACCCCAGGGTGGCACAGGGTGGTATGTGGCAGCCGTGGGCTCCTGCCTCTCACCCAATGTATGCTGAGTCCACCACAGCACCCGCTTGGCCCCCACCTGCCCAAATGCGTCCCCAGAGTGAGGCATGCTGGGGTCCCCAGAGGAGCCCACCACAGCGGCACACTGCCAGCGTGcctgtgtgcttgtgtgtgtgagcgtttgtgtgtatgcatgcatgtCTGCCTGCGCCTGTACATGtaggtgtgtatatatatgcctGTGCCTGTGTGTGTACGTACATCTATGTGTGCGCATGCATATGATTATGTATGcgcatagaatcatagaatcatttaggttggaaaagacctttaagatcatcaagtccaaccgtaaacctaatcctgtcaagtccaccactaaaccatgtccctaagcgcctcatccacacgtcttttaaatacctccagggatggggactcaccacctccctgggcagcctgttccagtgtctgacagccCGTTCAGTGACGCAGCTTTTCCTAACATCccatctaaacctcccctgatgcaacctgtggccatttcctcttgtcctatcacttgtcactggggagcacccacctctctacgACCCCCTTTCAGGGGGGg is a window of Gavia stellata isolate bGavSte3 chromosome 14, bGavSte3.hap2, whole genome shotgun sequence DNA encoding:
- the BMP15 gene encoding bone morphogenetic protein 15, with the protein product MALLHPFTSRLLLLLLLAVPLSWGANQSPQPPSSLPAVPPLPLLQALQVRALGSRGWQAGPATGQPLRYMLNLYRHAADHEGRPRHGRSLGTNTVRLVQASSHRGQPWAGRWYVQPLTYRLEGQPEAEHLLRATVVYLPSLPLARGRLLCALELVATGKAPGVLLSPATRPHHGWAEADVTPYLALGNGSVGSLVVRHVCVRAGRAGGRDAPVAPSHPFLLLYLNDTQAGLAPPVAEPHRHRRDTGTLAHDLPSYLREQGGEKSDCSLHPFPVSFAQLGWDHWIIAPHRYNPRYCKGACPRLLRYDYHAPNHAVVQSFVHQLVDANVPWPSCVPYRYSPISVLMIERDGGILYKEYENMIAESCTCR